The following proteins are co-located in the Nitrospiraceae bacterium genome:
- a CDS encoding Kdo hydroxylase family protein, whose amino-acid sequence METNISVGEETGTAKILTIEPGTDLGAPEVQRTAVETLEGGGVIYLPKSGFKLSERERELISDTAKILTRTPNFEDGRPTIIFDPDRGQIRKYHYMKAGKRKMVRAQVRDTARPDLHAIMVRYGDWAKEMITQLFPDYQGALDCNRVTYRPIPRNKIQSLHIDSSYGYPTQGRGMLRIFSNIHPTIGPRIWQVGEPFESFVRRFLPSVHLGWQSWMSSILAHLGIGDGIKTKYDHYMAAIRARGMHDREYQKTAPRQIMEFPPGSSWIALTDLVVHGAVSGQHSLDQTFYLPVEAMSDPSHSSLRILERLTGEALV is encoded by the coding sequence ATGGAAACTAATATTTCCGTGGGCGAAGAAACCGGAACGGCGAAAATTTTGACAATCGAGCCCGGAACCGATCTAGGGGCTCCGGAGGTGCAACGCACGGCCGTCGAGACGTTGGAAGGAGGCGGGGTTATCTACCTGCCCAAAAGCGGCTTCAAGCTGTCCGAGCGAGAGCGAGAGTTGATCTCGGACACGGCCAAGATCCTGACTCGGACCCCCAACTTTGAGGACGGCCGCCCGACGATTATCTTCGATCCGGACCGTGGTCAGATCAGAAAGTATCATTACATGAAGGCGGGGAAGAGGAAGATGGTGCGGGCCCAGGTCAGAGACACGGCCCGTCCTGATCTCCATGCGATTATGGTGCGCTACGGCGATTGGGCCAAGGAGATGATCACCCAATTGTTTCCCGACTACCAAGGAGCGCTGGATTGCAACCGGGTCACCTACCGGCCTATTCCGCGCAACAAAATTCAGTCGCTCCACATCGATTCAAGCTACGGGTACCCCACTCAGGGACGGGGCATGCTGCGCATCTTCTCCAACATCCATCCCACCATTGGGCCGCGCATCTGGCAAGTCGGCGAACCCTTTGAATCTTTTGTGCGTCGCTTCCTGCCTTCCGTGCATCTCGGCTGGCAGAGCTGGATGTCCTCCATTCTCGCCCATCTCGGCATCGGCGACGGTATCAAGACAAAGTACGATCATTATATGGCGGCGATACGCGCCCGCGGTATGCACGACAGGGAGTACCAGAAGACGGCACCGCGCCAGATCATGGAATTTCCGCCCGGCTCAAGCTGGATCGCGCTCACCGATCTGGTGGTGCACGGCGCAGTGTCCGGACAGCACAGCCTCGATCAGACGTTTTACCTGCCGGTGGAGGCGATGAGCGATCCATCGCATTCGTCGCTGCGCATCCTGGAGAGGCTGACTGGCGAGGCTCTGGTTTAA